A window from Aerococcus sp. Group 1 encodes these proteins:
- a CDS encoding DUF896 domain-containing protein — translation MDELLKRINELAKKQKEDGLTAEEKEEQAKLRQEYLKIFRGNFKNIMMNTKVIDPEGTDITPEKLKQAQAEHHGKGQNK, via the coding sequence ATGGACGAATTACTCAAACGCATTAATGAACTCGCTAAAAAACAAAAAGAAGATGGTTTAACTGCCGAAGAAAAGGAAGAACAAGCAAAACTTCGTCAAGAATACTTGAAGATCTTCCGTGGTAACTTCAAAAACATCATGATGAATACCAAAGTCATCGATCCCGAAGGTACCGACATTACTCCTGAAAAACTCAAACAAGCTCAAGCAGAGCATCACGGTAAAGGACAAAATAAATAA
- a CDS encoding ISL3 family transposase yields MTQSNCIQNLFNIKDENIEIEDKVVEEKKNNIIHKVIFGTLTNHPSHCSHCGHINESQADIVKNGFYSSDILLTTINGGQPVTLRLKKQRFFCKHCQRTFNTETPIVAANCYISKALKTAITFALSETIAMTLIGKQHNVSVSTVIRLLEERGKALLPKFNYLPQCLSFDEFKSVKNVSGAMSFIFIDPLNHRLIDIVENRQKNELIHYFMRFSYKSRQAVKIVTIDMYSPYIEVIRACFPNAKILFDRFHVIQHLNLAINSVRIQLMNHIRYQSPRDYRKLKQLWKLPLKNEWELDYKNLYTHRLFDGLVSEQMIVDYLINLSPELSRTYTYVNRLKYSIYTHDIQSFKDLLIEVKKYTFPRRVRTIFQTLERYQEGICEALTYTLSNGPIEGMNNKTKLIKRTGYGYHRFDHLRIRIIMASRLVCNDFQPRSLTFSEAA; encoded by the coding sequence ATGACTCAATCTAATTGTATACAAAATCTCTTTAATATAAAAGATGAAAATATTGAAATTGAAGATAAAGTAGTGGAGGAAAAGAAAAATAATATCATTCATAAGGTTATTTTTGGAACCTTAACTAACCATCCTTCTCACTGTTCCCATTGCGGACATATCAACGAATCACAAGCTGATATCGTTAAAAATGGATTTTATTCAAGCGATATCTTACTAACGACCATTAATGGAGGTCAACCCGTTACTTTGCGTCTTAAAAAGCAACGTTTCTTTTGTAAGCACTGCCAAAGGACTTTTAATACTGAAACCCCCATAGTGGCAGCTAATTGCTATATTTCTAAAGCGCTAAAAACTGCGATTACTTTTGCTCTTAGTGAAACGATAGCGATGACTCTTATCGGTAAACAACACAATGTTTCTGTATCGACGGTGATTCGTCTTCTAGAAGAAAGAGGGAAAGCATTACTACCTAAATTTAATTATTTGCCCCAGTGCCTTTCTTTTGATGAATTTAAATCAGTGAAAAATGTTAGTGGCGCGATGAGCTTTATTTTTATTGATCCCCTAAACCATCGGTTAATTGATATTGTTGAAAATCGACAAAAGAACGAATTAATCCACTACTTTATGCGTTTTTCTTACAAAAGTCGACAAGCTGTCAAAATAGTTACGATTGATATGTATAGCCCTTATATTGAAGTTATCCGCGCTTGTTTCCCTAATGCAAAGATACTATTTGATCGTTTTCACGTTATTCAACATCTTAATCTGGCAATCAACTCCGTACGTATTCAACTGATGAATCATATTCGCTATCAATCACCACGTGATTATCGCAAATTAAAACAGTTATGGAAGTTACCTTTAAAAAATGAATGGGAACTTGACTATAAAAACTTATATACACATCGACTTTTTGACGGTCTCGTTTCAGAACAGATGATTGTCGATTACCTCATCAATTTATCTCCCGAATTGTCACGTACCTATACCTATGTTAATCGCCTAAAATACAGTATTTATACCCATGACATTCAGTCATTTAAAGACTTACTCATTGAAGTCAAGAAGTACACTTTTCCACGTAGAGTACGAACTATTTTTCAAACCTTAGAAAGATATCAAGAAGGTATTTGTGAAGCTTTAACGTATACTTTGTCTAACGGTCCAATAGAAGGAATGAACAATAAAACGAAACTGATCAAGCGCACAGGTTATGGCTACCATCGTTTTGATCATTTAAGAATACGTATAATAATGGCTTCTCGCTTGGTATGTAATGATTTCCAACCTCGTTCACTCACTTTTTCAGAAGCAGCATAA
- a CDS encoding IS3 family transposase (programmed frameshift), with protein MSKYSLEFKLNLVGDYIAKKGSYRTLANKAGIDPSILRRWVNNYYEFGVDGLKKRRTQQVYTVEFKLNAIELYESTEMSYRELANSLNMNNPSLIANWRRAYHERGLDGLSARKGRPPKVSKKKSQINQIKDSSETNQLSEAKIKELEQRITDLEIENKFLKGLRRRVAQKSQARKEEIVTEITRLHDEKYALKDILSVLKFPKSTYFYWKNKDEEIDKDADLKEEMKDIRETHKDYGYRRMRAELLSRGYKVSKNKVQRLMKIMGIQVTSYTRKTRKYNSYKGTIGEIAPNRINRRFDSTIPYQKITTDTTEFKYYYADDSGNYQTGKLYLDPYMDLFNREIISFKITHQPNGQSMLEGLQAAIEASKLCPYRRTFHSDQGWAYQMKSYTRLLKDHRIFQSMSRKGNCLDNSPMENFFSLLKQEVYYGRTYHSFEELAQAIEDFIIYYNGERIKEKLDFRSPIEFRLHHASFAA; from the exons ATGTCTAAATATTCATTAGAATTTAAACTGAATTTAGTAGGAGACTATATTGCGAAAAAAGGAAGTTATCGAACCTTAGCTAATAAAGCAGGAATAGATCCTTCTATTTTACGAAGGTGGGTTAATAACTATTATGAATTTGGTGTAGATGGTTTAAAGAAAAGGCGGACTCAACAGGTTTATACTGTTGAATTCAAATTAAATGCGATAGAATTGTATGAAAGTACGGAAATGAGTTATCGCGAATTGGCCAATTCATTAAACATGAATAATCCAAGTCTAATCGCTAATTGGCGAAGAGCTTATCATGAAAGAGGACTTGATGGCCTTTCCGCGAGGAAAGGAAGGCCACCTAAAGTGTCTAAAAAGAAATCACAAATCAATCAAATAAAGGATAGCAGCGAAACCAATCAGTTAAGTGAAGCAAAAATAAAGGAACTTGAACAACGGATTACGGATTTAGAAATTGAGAACAAATTTTTAAAAGGATTGAGGAGACGTGTGGCTCAAA AGAGTCAAGCGAGAAAAGAAGAAATAGTGACCGAAATCACACGTCTCCATGATGAAAAATATGCTTTAAAAGATATTCTTAGCGTTTTAAAGTTTCCTAAATCGACCTACTTTTATTGGAAAAATAAAGATGAGGAAATTGATAAGGATGCCGATTTAAAAGAGGAAATGAAAGACATCAGAGAAACCCATAAGGATTATGGTTATCGAAGAATGCGAGCTGAACTGCTTTCCCGTGGTTATAAGGTCAGTAAAAACAAAGTTCAACGCCTAATGAAAATTATGGGGATACAGGTCACTAGCTATACTAGAAAGACAAGAAAATATAATTCCTACAAAGGAACGATTGGAGAGATAGCGCCAAATCGTATCAACCGGCGGTTTGATTCGACCATTCCTTATCAAAAAATAACAACAGACACAACAGAATTTAAATACTACTATGCCGATGATTCTGGGAATTATCAAACTGGAAAACTCTATTTAGATCCTTACATGGATCTATTTAATCGAGAAATTATTTCTTTTAAGATAACACATCAGCCTAATGGACAAAGCATGTTGGAGGGGCTACAAGCTGCCATTGAAGCAAGTAAATTATGTCCATACAGAAGAACCTTTCATTCTGATCAGGGCTGGGCCTATCAAATGAAAAGTTACACCCGGCTCTTGAAGGATCACCGAATTTTTCAAAGTATGTCTCGTAAAGGAAATTGCTTAGATAATTCGCCAATGGAGAATTTCTTTAGTCTACTAAAACAAGAAGTCTACTATGGTCGGACTTATCATTCCTTTGAAGAATTAGCACAAGCGATTGAAGATTTTATAATCTATTACAATGGTGAAAGAATCAAAGAAAAATTAGATTTTAGGAGTCCTATAGAATTTCGTCTTCATCACGCTTCTTTCGCCGCTTAA
- the tsaB gene encoding tRNA (adenosine(37)-N6)-threonylcarbamoyltransferase complex dimerization subunit type 1 TsaB codes for MRTLAIDTSTVSMSIALIEDQTTKMEITTNTKIKHSKALLPLIKQLFTTVAWEVKDLDRVIVTRGPGSYTGLRIGVTTAKTLAWTLNIPLYSVTSLEAIAANAAVEDGIICPLINARRQTVFAMAYDSKGQALGGLNLGHYRLADWLNQLKAAYPTVPLYFISTDIDQFQETIQEYLGDQAQLLPAEKGVIHAPSLVNLALQKEDVATFLPEYAKLAEAEERWEEKHPQEAQANRGHYVERML; via the coding sequence ATGCGAACATTAGCTATCGATACATCGACGGTTTCTATGAGTATTGCTCTGATTGAAGATCAGACGACCAAAATGGAAATTACCACTAATACCAAAATTAAACATTCTAAGGCTCTTTTACCTTTGATTAAGCAATTGTTTACCACAGTTGCTTGGGAAGTGAAGGATCTTGACCGGGTAATTGTTACTCGGGGACCAGGATCCTATACGGGACTTCGAATTGGAGTGACTACTGCCAAGACCTTAGCCTGGACCTTAAATATTCCACTTTATTCAGTCACTAGTTTAGAAGCTATTGCCGCTAATGCAGCAGTTGAAGATGGAATAATTTGCCCTTTAATTAATGCCAGACGGCAAACTGTTTTTGCTATGGCTTATGACAGTAAGGGACAAGCTCTTGGGGGATTGAACTTAGGCCACTACCGCTTAGCGGATTGGTTGAACCAGTTAAAGGCGGCTTATCCAACAGTGCCCCTGTACTTCATTAGTACAGATATCGACCAATTCCAAGAAACCATTCAAGAATACTTGGGCGACCAAGCCCAGCTACTGCCAGCAGAAAAAGGGGTTATCCATGCGCCGAGCTTAGTGAACTTAGCTCTTCAAAAGGAAGATGTGGCTACTTTCTTACCGGAGTATGCCAAACTGGCGGAAGCTGAAGAGCGCTGGGAGGAAAAGCACCCTCAAGAAGCCCAAGCAAACCGAGGCCATTATGTGGAAAGAATGCTTTGA
- a CDS encoding plasmid mobilization protein: MTKKRRPGRLATGRKRNIQFKLNLSPEEKELISSQAEKHGLSMTDYLMTLVHKDKDHQ; this comes from the coding sequence ATGACCAAAAAGAGACGACCAGGTCGCCTAGCTACAGGACGAAAACGAAATATACAATTTAAATTAAACCTATCGCCAGAAGAAAAAGAACTTATATCATCTCAAGCCGAAAAACACGGCCTCAGCATGACCGATTACCTCATGACCTTAGTACACAAAGACAAAGACCACCAATAA
- a CDS encoding exodeoxyribonuclease III has translation MKFISWNIDSLNAALTSDSNRAQLSRQVLETIDQYDPDLIAIQETKLSAKGPTKKHQEALEEWFPDYNNAWVSSVEPARKSYAGNMVLYKKSLEPIITYPKIGAPEPMDSEGRIITLDFGAFYFTQVYTPNAGNGLKRLAERQVWDEKYAQYLSQLDQEKPLIATGDFNVAHKEIDLAHPENNHKSAGFTDEERSGFTKLLDQGFTDTFRHIHGDVEGVYSWWAQRVKTSKINNSGWRIDYFLVSDRIANAVEKSEMIDSGTRQDHTPIYLEISDEIKARA, from the coding sequence ATGAAATTTATCTCATGGAATATTGATTCTTTAAATGCCGCCTTAACTAGTGATTCCAATCGGGCCCAATTGTCACGCCAAGTCCTAGAGACCATTGACCAATATGATCCGGACCTTATTGCTATACAAGAAACCAAACTATCCGCCAAAGGGCCTACAAAAAAACATCAAGAAGCCTTGGAAGAATGGTTCCCTGACTATAATAACGCTTGGGTGAGTTCCGTCGAACCTGCCCGCAAATCCTATGCCGGAAACATGGTTCTCTATAAGAAATCCCTTGAACCAATCATTACTTATCCTAAGATAGGGGCACCGGAACCTATGGATAGTGAGGGACGGATCATTACCCTTGATTTTGGTGCATTTTACTTTACCCAAGTCTATACCCCTAATGCGGGAAATGGGTTGAAACGGTTGGCTGAACGTCAGGTTTGGGATGAGAAGTATGCCCAATACCTCAGTCAACTGGACCAAGAAAAGCCCTTGATAGCGACGGGTGACTTTAATGTGGCTCATAAGGAAATCGACCTAGCCCATCCGGAAAATAATCATAAGTCAGCCGGCTTTACCGATGAAGAACGGTCTGGTTTTACCAAGTTATTGGACCAGGGCTTCACGGATACTTTCCGCCATATTCATGGTGATGTCGAAGGCGTCTATAGCTGGTGGGCACAGCGGGTCAAAACCAGTAAAATCAATAATTCAGGCTGGCGGATTGACTATTTCTTGGTCAGTGACCGCATTGCCAACGCCGTGGAAAAGTCGGAAATGATTGATTCCGGTACCCGCCAAGACCACACCCCAATTTATTTAGAAATTTCTGACGAAATAAAAGCAAGGGCTTAG
- a CDS encoding ABC-F family ATP-binding cassette domain-containing protein — translation MIVLQGSKLMRRFGSDILFQDVQMTIQDNSRTALVGRNGTGKSTLLKMLAGIEEPDQGQVTRAKGKTIAYMDQHAAIENSQRTIYEEMRSVFKESIALIHHAEQAAQDLADAQDEASYQEALKRYDQLQEEVNQSNAYGYDSEIRMVLHGFQFPESDYDKPINQLSGGQRTRLALAKVLLEKRDTLILDEPTNHLDIETLTWLEDYLPSYPGALLIVSHDRYFLDHVTNETYEMTGYSMEYYKGNYSFYLKEKAVRLESWQKAYDKQQKKIAKLEDYVARNLVRASTTKMAQSRRKQLEKMPKIEKPKQDEKSPHIQFLTDKSSGNVVLTADHLGIGYDDHLLSYPIEMDIRKQQAIAVVGPNGVGKSTLLKTIIQEIPAIKGKIHYGANVTIGYYDQELAKLHSNKDVLHELWDDHPTINEENIRTILGSFLFSGQDVEKSVAMLSGGEKARLALAKLSFNHDNFLVLDEPTNHLDIDSKEILENALIAYDGTLLFVSHDRYFINRIATQVLEISPEGSTLYLGDYDYYLNKKAEQEARLEEENKENQASLTEEKPAPSQSAQAYQNRKERQKEERKLQRQSEKIEASIEGLDEEIAEIQEEMTDPDILQNYYELNQLDQSLKEKQARQEELFKEWEVVQSQLESFDQ, via the coding sequence ATGATTGTACTACAAGGATCAAAACTCATGCGACGTTTTGGCTCCGATATTCTTTTCCAAGATGTCCAAATGACCATCCAAGATAATAGTCGCACTGCCTTAGTCGGGCGAAACGGTACCGGCAAATCCACCCTACTAAAAATGTTAGCGGGCATTGAGGAACCCGACCAAGGGCAAGTCACCCGGGCTAAGGGCAAGACCATTGCCTACATGGACCAACATGCTGCCATTGAGAATAGTCAACGGACAATTTATGAAGAAATGCGGTCGGTTTTTAAAGAATCCATCGCCCTCATCCACCATGCTGAGCAAGCCGCTCAAGACTTGGCCGATGCCCAGGATGAAGCATCCTACCAAGAGGCTCTCAAACGCTATGACCAATTACAAGAAGAAGTCAACCAAAGCAACGCCTATGGCTATGATTCCGAAATCCGCATGGTCCTCCACGGCTTTCAATTTCCCGAGTCAGATTACGACAAACCCATCAATCAGTTATCTGGTGGTCAACGGACTCGGCTAGCCCTGGCCAAGGTCCTCCTCGAAAAACGCGATACTCTTATCCTTGACGAACCCACCAACCACTTAGACATTGAAACCCTGACATGGCTCGAAGACTACCTGCCTTCTTATCCTGGAGCCCTATTAATCGTTAGCCACGACCGTTATTTCCTAGACCATGTCACCAACGAGACCTATGAAATGACCGGATACAGTATGGAATATTATAAGGGCAATTATTCCTTCTATCTCAAAGAAAAAGCCGTCCGCCTCGAAAGTTGGCAAAAGGCCTATGATAAACAACAAAAGAAAATCGCCAAGTTAGAAGACTATGTGGCTCGTAACCTGGTCCGGGCTTCGACCACCAAGATGGCCCAGAGTCGGCGTAAGCAACTCGAAAAGATGCCCAAAATCGAAAAGCCTAAGCAAGACGAAAAAAGTCCCCACATTCAATTCCTAACCGACAAGTCCAGTGGCAATGTGGTCCTTACTGCCGACCACTTAGGCATTGGTTACGATGATCACTTACTTTCCTATCCGATTGAAATGGATATTAGAAAACAACAAGCTATCGCAGTGGTGGGACCCAACGGCGTGGGCAAATCTACCCTCTTAAAAACCATTATCCAAGAAATTCCTGCCATCAAAGGGAAAATTCACTATGGCGCCAACGTGACTATTGGCTACTATGACCAAGAATTAGCCAAACTCCACAGCAATAAGGATGTCCTCCACGAACTTTGGGATGACCATCCGACCATTAACGAGGAAAACATTCGTACCATCCTGGGGTCTTTCCTCTTTTCCGGACAAGACGTGGAAAAATCGGTAGCTATGCTGAGCGGGGGAGAGAAGGCCCGGCTTGCCCTCGCCAAACTCTCCTTTAACCATGATAATTTCTTGGTCCTCGACGAACCGACCAACCACTTGGATATCGACTCTAAGGAAATTCTCGAGAATGCCCTGATTGCCTATGATGGGACCCTACTCTTCGTCAGTCACGACCGCTACTTTATTAATCGGATTGCTACCCAAGTGCTTGAAATCAGTCCGGAGGGTTCCACTCTCTACCTGGGCGATTATGATTATTATCTCAATAAAAAGGCCGAGCAGGAAGCACGGCTAGAAGAAGAAAACAAAGAAAATCAAGCCAGTCTTACTGAAGAAAAGCCAGCACCCAGCCAGTCCGCCCAAGCCTATCAAAATCGTAAGGAACGCCAAAAAGAAGAAAGAAAACTCCAACGACAAAGCGAGAAAATCGAAGCAAGTATTGAAGGCTTAGATGAAGAAATAGCAGAGATCCAAGAAGAAATGACTGACCCTGATATTTTACAAAATTACTACGAATTAAACCAACTCGACCAGTCCCTTAAAGAAAAGCAAGCCCGCCAAGAAGAACTCTTTAAGGAATGGGAAGTCGTTCAAAGTCAGTTGGAAAGTTTTGACCAATAA
- the rimI gene encoding ribosomal protein S18-alanine N-acetyltransferase: MKQIIVYHRPEAKQIPGISQQVLAFYQEAFDHMPHIARDWLERGLASPRLYLFLLLDEKQVVLAAATFQLLADEGELLHFAVSPQRRRQGLGAFLLTQALVYLEEQGLARCFLEVRAHNIPAQALYESQRFKCIDQRENYYQDNHEDAKVYLWERSTSDNNIGN, encoded by the coding sequence ATGAAGCAAATCATAGTCTACCACCGACCGGAGGCCAAACAGATACCCGGGATTAGTCAGCAGGTGTTGGCTTTTTACCAGGAGGCTTTTGACCATATGCCTCACATCGCCAGGGATTGGTTGGAACGGGGCTTAGCCAGTCCGCGACTCTATTTATTCCTCTTGCTAGATGAAAAGCAAGTCGTCTTAGCGGCAGCTACTTTTCAATTATTGGCTGATGAAGGGGAATTATTGCATTTTGCAGTCAGCCCCCAAAGAAGGCGCCAGGGCTTGGGGGCCTTCCTTTTGACTCAAGCCCTGGTCTACTTAGAAGAACAAGGCTTAGCCCGTTGTTTCTTAGAAGTCCGTGCTCACAACATCCCCGCCCAGGCCTTGTATGAGAGCCAGCGTTTTAAGTGTATTGACCAACGCGAAAACTATTACCAAGATAATCATGAAGATGCAAAAGTTTATTTATGGGAGAGATCGACCAGTGACAACAATATTGGGAATTGA
- a CDS encoding SWIM zinc finger domain-containing protein, giving the protein MRLLGQEFPKKIYERGYLYYADDRVEDSYVKDQTYHFWVRGSEKYQVQLNLDREDEASKMTCDCPYADSGKACKHMAAAALYYQFGPYSEYAMSHHFPKLDRLLSQLPRLSLLHYFKQVLLDNPRIANELYDSLLEREDEVADDELNVILDLFDEVDDIYSKHSQSGKIPIFKGFALIEDLTKYLNNNLNDILHHGQTLIALMLLNHVIEMVEQVEFEEEFGQAAIVINLCDQAYGSIVDYLSQEEREEGLAMLLALLNNHHSFWIDLLLPQVIGRHFDRFHERRRLLKACMYRLETLQEKFPDQDLEWYFEALFKLYQELEPSEKVVDFASRHLDYLASVDYLRRFALSHREETSQVSDKSEKYPVQILTGYLKQALVDLETAKSRPQFQSIATFLKNMDSISGGKFVRHCFINQLEDRYPDRHALLEEFERSW; this is encoded by the coding sequence ATGCGGTTACTTGGTCAGGAATTCCCTAAAAAAATCTATGAACGTGGCTATCTCTATTATGCTGATGACCGGGTGGAAGATAGCTATGTCAAGGATCAGACCTATCACTTCTGGGTAAGGGGCAGTGAAAAGTATCAGGTCCAATTAAACCTGGACCGGGAAGATGAAGCATCAAAGATGACCTGTGACTGTCCCTATGCGGATAGTGGAAAAGCCTGCAAACACATGGCGGCAGCAGCCTTGTACTATCAATTCGGACCTTATAGTGAATATGCCATGAGCCATCATTTTCCTAAATTAGACCGCTTGCTTTCCCAATTGCCCAGGCTAAGCTTGCTCCACTATTTTAAGCAAGTCCTTCTGGATAATCCCCGAATTGCTAATGAGCTTTATGATAGTCTTCTAGAAAGAGAAGATGAAGTTGCCGATGATGAATTAAATGTTATCCTTGATTTATTTGATGAAGTAGATGATATTTATTCTAAACATAGCCAGTCAGGAAAAATTCCTATTTTTAAGGGCTTTGCTTTAATCGAAGACTTAACCAAGTATTTGAACAACAATCTTAATGATATTCTCCATCATGGTCAGACTCTTATTGCTTTGATGCTATTAAACCATGTCATTGAAATGGTCGAACAGGTTGAATTTGAAGAGGAATTTGGCCAAGCAGCCATTGTGATCAACCTCTGCGACCAGGCCTATGGGTCTATTGTTGATTATCTCAGCCAGGAAGAACGTGAAGAGGGTCTAGCCATGTTACTGGCTCTATTAAACAATCACCACAGTTTCTGGATTGACCTCCTCCTTCCTCAAGTGATCGGGCGTCACTTTGACCGTTTCCACGAGCGTCGCCGTTTACTGAAAGCTTGTATGTACCGTCTAGAAACCTTGCAAGAGAAGTTTCCAGACCAAGATTTAGAGTGGTATTTTGAAGCCCTGTTTAAACTCTACCAAGAGCTAGAGCCTAGTGAGAAGGTGGTTGACTTTGCGAGTCGGCATTTAGACTACCTAGCTAGTGTTGATTATTTGCGCCGTTTTGCCCTTAGCCATAGAGAGGAGACTAGTCAAGTCTCTGATAAGTCGGAAAAATATCCGGTGCAAATCTTAACTGGCTACCTGAAACAAGCCCTTGTTGATCTTGAGACTGCTAAGAGTCGTCCACAATTTCAAAGCATTGCAACTTTTCTCAAGAATATGGATTCCATTAGCGGGGGAAAATTTGTTCGTCACTGCTTTATTAATCAGTTGGAGGATCGTTATCCTGATCGCCATGCATTATTGGAAGAATTTGAAAGGTCTTGGTGA
- the rimI gene encoding ribosomal protein S18-alanine N-acetyltransferase codes for MWKECFDRWLFQLGNKITQLFADEPGQALSQQIDLDKATLTYGLDQELDLAISDSEWIDQMVALERAAYDGHQMWSKKDIYNDMLYNPSTFYLQAFKEKELLAFVGCRRDKESIHISNLAVLPSYQSLGIGSKLLDLVKHLAPELERDSITLEVRLSNQGAQKFYLREGFKATGKMERYYRDNHEDALTLTWQNEAHQVAQEDEANHSLPPTGGQTDTRD; via the coding sequence ATGTGGAAAGAATGCTTTGATCGCTGGCTGTTTCAGCTGGGCAATAAAATTACCCAGTTATTTGCTGATGAACCCGGCCAGGCTCTGAGTCAGCAGATCGATTTGGATAAGGCCACATTGACTTACGGCCTAGACCAGGAGCTTGATTTAGCGATATCCGATTCGGAGTGGATTGACCAAATGGTGGCTTTGGAGCGGGCGGCTTATGATGGGCATCAGATGTGGTCCAAGAAGGATATCTATAATGACATGCTTTACAATCCGTCAACTTTTTACCTACAAGCCTTTAAGGAAAAAGAACTGCTGGCCTTTGTAGGTTGTCGGCGGGACAAAGAATCGATTCATATTTCGAATTTAGCCGTACTACCTAGCTACCAGTCCTTAGGGATTGGGTCCAAGCTCTTAGACTTGGTCAAACACTTAGCTCCTGAGCTGGAACGCGACTCGATAACCTTAGAAGTGCGTTTATCCAATCAAGGGGCTCAGAAATTTTATCTACGAGAGGGGTTTAAGGCAACGGGAAAGATGGAGCGTTATTACCGTGATAACCACGAAGACGCCCTCACCCTGACTTGGCAAAATGAAGCCCACCAGGTTGCCCAAGAAGATGAAGCAAATCATAGTCTACCACCGACCGGAGGCCAAACAGATACCCGGGATTAG
- a CDS encoding DUF503 domain-containing protein: protein MVLLGLEVTFIIDQSYTLKDKRRIVKSMIERAQQREKMTAAEIADLGLVNQAVVAFGLVSNSYSKSRQRLLNYLDKIEEWYPIEVIHTEWYEG from the coding sequence ATGGTCTTACTCGGTCTAGAAGTGACTTTTATTATTGACCAATCTTATACGCTAAAGGACAAACGCCGGATCGTCAAAAGTATGATCGAACGAGCCCAACAGCGTGAAAAAATGACTGCCGCTGAAATTGCTGACTTGGGCCTAGTCAATCAAGCTGTTGTCGCTTTTGGCTTGGTGTCTAATTCATACAGTAAGAGTCGGCAACGCTTGCTTAATTATCTTGATAAAATTGAAGAATGGTATCCCATTGAGGTGATTCATACGGAATGGTATGAAGGCTAA
- the tsaD gene encoding tRNA (adenosine(37)-N6)-threonylcarbamoyltransferase complex transferase subunit TsaD: MTTILGIESSCDETGAAIVIDGKEMKCNVVATQIKSHMRFGGVVPEIASRHHVEQITQVIDYAMKEANVTWPEIDAVAVTKGPGLVGSLLIGITAAKTLAFAHDKPLIGVNHMAGHIYANNISDQMVFPLLALVVSGGHTELVYMKEDGHYQKIGDTRDDAVGEAYDKVGRILGVPYPGGKRMDEMAQEGQAIYDYPRPMINEDNFDFSYSGLKSAVINHAHNAEQKGEKLNPNDVAASFQAAAVEVLVTKTMRAIAAYPVKQLVVAGGVAANSALRKGLETELAKEHPNVRLSYPPLSLCGDNGAMIAAAAYPQYQKGDFVDLDLDANPGLDLGDEN, translated from the coding sequence GTGACAACAATATTGGGAATTGAATCAAGCTGTGACGAAACCGGTGCAGCGATCGTTATTGATGGCAAAGAGATGAAGTGTAATGTCGTTGCCACACAAATTAAAAGTCATATGCGTTTTGGTGGGGTAGTCCCAGAGATCGCTAGCCGCCACCATGTCGAGCAAATTACTCAGGTGATTGATTATGCCATGAAGGAAGCGAACGTGACCTGGCCCGAGATCGATGCTGTGGCGGTCACCAAGGGACCTGGCTTAGTGGGGTCTTTACTGATTGGGATCACTGCGGCTAAAACTCTGGCCTTTGCCCATGATAAACCCTTAATTGGGGTCAACCATATGGCGGGTCATATCTACGCCAATAATATTTCTGATCAAATGGTTTTCCCTTTATTAGCCTTAGTGGTTAGTGGGGGACATACTGAATTAGTCTATATGAAAGAAGACGGCCACTATCAAAAAATTGGCGATACCCGTGATGACGCTGTGGGGGAAGCCTATGATAAGGTCGGCCGTATTTTAGGGGTTCCTTATCCTGGGGGCAAACGCATGGATGAAATGGCCCAAGAAGGTCAGGCCATTTATGACTATCCCCGCCCCATGATCAATGAGGATAATTTTGACTTCTCTTATAGTGGTCTGAAATCTGCGGTCATTAACCATGCTCATAATGCTGAACAAAAGGGAGAAAAATTAAATCCCAATGATGTGGCAGCCAGCTTCCAAGCAGCAGCCGTGGAAGTCTTAGTGACCAAAACCATGCGGGCGATCGCTGCTTATCCGGTTAAACAATTAGTGGTTGCCGGAGGCGTGGCGGCTAACTCTGCACTTAGAAAAGGCTTAGAAACTGAGCTGGCCAAGGAGCACCCTAATGTGCGCCTGTCCTATCCACCCCTGAGTCTATGTGGGGACAATGGGGCAATGATCGCAGCGGCTGCCTACCCGCAATACCAAAAGGGCGACTTTGTCGACTTGGACTTGGATGCTAATCCTGGTTTAGACTTGGGTGATGAAAATTAG